A stretch of the Capsicum annuum cultivar UCD-10X-F1 chromosome 10, UCD10Xv1.1, whole genome shotgun sequence genome encodes the following:
- the LOC124887763 gene encoding rRNA 2'-O-methyltransferase fibrillarin-like — MELRLLETEGTGRRLGAAAAGDRAAGAGGAAAGDRVSAVGDRINGWRPSGGWLETEGGGCCIPPAPEGGGGRDGGGGYERRGGRADWNRRSVTEGSGERRRGSAPGTRGRVESAPKVGNGGRGPGRERERGGRERERAVQSEEKGNNHFH, encoded by the coding sequence ATGGAGTTGCGGCTGCTGGAGACTGAGGGAACTGGTCGTCGTTTGGGTGCTGCGGCTGCTGGCGACCGAGCGGCGGGTGCAGGCGGAGCTGCGGCTGGAGACCGAGTTTCGGCTGTTGGAGACCGAATCAACGGCTGGAGACCGAGCGGCGGCTGGCTGGAGACCGAGGGGGGGGGCTGTTGTATCCCGCCGGCGccggaggggggggggggaagggacGGGGGGGGGGGGTATGAACGGAGGGGGGGGAGAGCGGATTGGAACCGGAGGTCGGTGACGGAGGGCAGCGGGGAGCGGCGACGAGGGTCGGCACCGGGGACCAGAGGTCGGGTCGAGTCGGCACCGAAGGTCGGCAACGGGGGCCGGGGACCGggacgagagagagagagagggggtagggagagagagagagccgttcaATCTGAAGAAAAGGGTAATAATCATTttcattaa